A part of Chloroflexota bacterium genomic DNA contains:
- a CDS encoding winged helix-turn-helix transcriptional regulator — protein sequence MRAEESLNQPIDQLATVLKVLGEPNRLLLLNKIIEGIQCNCELGKSLSLSANLVSHHLAILCDSGLVKAKRDEDDGRWIYYSINEEAFDQIKLFFDEFFDKDRIQPCKDICGPKNTVC from the coding sequence ATGAGAGCGGAAGAAAGTTTAAATCAACCGATAGATCAGCTAGCAACTGTATTAAAAGTTCTCGGGGAGCCGAATCGTTTATTGCTGCTGAACAAAATCATCGAAGGTATTCAGTGTAACTGTGAGTTAGGCAAATCATTATCCTTATCTGCTAATTTGGTTTCTCATCACTTGGCAATCCTATGTGATTCAGGTCTTGTGAAGGCAAAGAGGGATGAAGATGATGGGCGCTGGATTTATTATTCGATCAATGAAGAGGCGTTTGATCAGATCAAATTATTCTTTGATGAATTCTTTGATAAGGACAGAATTCAGCCCTGTAAGGATATTTGTGGTCCGAAAAATACTGTATGTTGA
- a CDS encoding arsenic resistance protein — protein MESAEKHISTFEKFLAIWVALCMGAGILLSILLPGIGEKINSWQIRGISIPIGICLFLMMYPAMLNIQFSEIRKLRKNPLPILLTMISNWLVAPLLTAVLANLFLQDNPQLLVAVILLGSSPCTAMVLVWGKLADGNQEQNVINTSLNTITIMFFYVPVVSLLTGIQGIPLDRGLLLISALVFIGLPMVLGIFTKRVLIQWKGDSWFTQKYRPVVGKISTIALLSTLVILFSLNGQVLLQNFDKLLLVSIPLLLGFVLVVGYNILMTKLFKLKYREAIITVLIGSSSHFEIAIASAVALYGVGSEAALGTTMGLFWEVPVMLSLVAFGKWLNSKGFWAGSTKVEIEEAV, from the coding sequence ATGGAATCTGCAGAAAAACACATAAGTACGTTTGAAAAATTTCTTGCCATTTGGGTCGCGCTTTGTATGGGCGCTGGCATCTTATTATCAATACTGTTGCCTGGAATTGGGGAGAAAATCAATTCATGGCAGATTAGGGGTATTTCCATACCAATAGGTATATGTCTATTCCTAATGATGTATCCCGCCATGTTGAATATCCAATTTTCAGAAATCAGAAAGCTGCGAAAGAATCCTTTACCCATTTTGCTCACAATGATTTCCAACTGGCTTGTAGCGCCATTATTAACTGCAGTACTGGCAAATTTGTTTTTACAAGATAACCCGCAATTACTCGTTGCTGTCATTTTGTTGGGCTCGAGTCCCTGTACTGCCATGGTGTTGGTATGGGGAAAGCTGGCTGATGGCAACCAAGAGCAAAATGTAATCAACACCAGTTTAAACACAATTACGATTATGTTCTTCTATGTTCCAGTGGTCAGTTTATTGACTGGCATCCAAGGTATCCCTTTGGATCGAGGTTTGCTATTGATTTCCGCTTTAGTATTCATAGGTTTACCTATGGTGCTTGGAATTTTCACCAAGAGAGTACTAATCCAATGGAAAGGTGATTCCTGGTTTACCCAAAAATATCGCCCTGTTGTTGGAAAAATATCTACTATTGCCTTGTTATCAACTTTGGTGATTCTCTTCTCTTTAAATGGTCAAGTGCTTTTGCAGAATTTTGATAAGTTGTTGCTTGTTTCAATCCCTCTATTGTTAGGTTTTGTTCTTGTCGTAGGCTATAACATCTTGATGACCAAGTTGTTCAAGCTTAAATATCGGGAAGCAATTATCACGGTCTTAATTGGATCATCCAGCCATTTTGAAATTGCGATTGCATCTGCCGTTGCACTGTATGGTGTCGGTTCCGAAGCTGCTTTGGGAACGACAATGGGATTGTTCTGGGAGGTGCCAGTTATGTTGAGCCTGGTTGCTTTTGGAAAATGGCTTAACTCGAAGGGCTTTTGGGCAGGTTCAACAAAGGTTGAGATTGAAGAAGCAGTCTGA
- a CDS encoding S8 family serine peptidase: protein MMLRQRTKWFTFAMIVIMLFIAVTPVTAAPKDTVRVWVSYQSGKKAEVFQALDKAKAQLHYDFPELEAYVVTLPEAALNGIVNNPFVIDVEEDPVRYAIDPVEVAVAPGPDDTVDVNGQVIPWGIDAVQAREVWDADYDAVVDDGAPDGSGITVCIIDTGYYADHEDLIDSTTGLSQVDDDYTRDGEGHGSHVAGTISALNNSIGVVGVTPGTVNLTIVKIFNDDGVWTSASNLVSAIYTCRDNGADVISMSLGGVTSSRKEQRAFDELYAAGILSIAAAGNEQQETPGAYEYPGSYDSVVSVAAVDSALNIADFSQQNDQVEIAAPGVGVLSTIPYVDTNLVSVAGVDYIANHIEYSALGTASGAFVDGGLCTTTGPWSGQVVLCSRGDISFYDKVMNVQNSGGAAAVIYNNEPGNFLGTLGDGASSSIIGVSLSQEDGQYLVANELGNVATITSTHDWPTSGYEAWGGTSMATPHVSGVAALIWSANPSWTNVQIREALNATAIDLGAAGRDSVFGYGLVQAAAALEYLQGGVTPPPPPPPTGALIAEIVAPAEGTVFANRQTATIEVAVVDDNSDPVAGASVSVVVTGSTGKTVSLSGTTGADGIASMSFKINAGKTGYGTYLVNATASMTGYDDGTASSTFIVQ, encoded by the coding sequence ATGATGTTACGTCAACGAACTAAATGGTTCACTTTCGCCATGATCGTGATAATGCTATTTATCGCGGTCACACCGGTTACGGCGGCTCCGAAAGACACCGTGCGAGTCTGGGTGTCCTATCAGAGCGGCAAGAAAGCGGAAGTGTTCCAGGCCCTCGACAAGGCCAAAGCTCAACTCCACTATGACTTCCCTGAACTGGAAGCCTATGTGGTCACCCTTCCTGAAGCGGCCCTCAATGGCATCGTGAACAATCCCTTTGTGATCGATGTTGAAGAGGATCCGGTTCGCTATGCTATCGACCCCGTAGAAGTAGCCGTTGCCCCCGGTCCCGATGATACCGTGGATGTCAATGGCCAGGTTATTCCCTGGGGTATCGATGCCGTTCAGGCCCGTGAAGTCTGGGATGCAGATTATGACGCCGTTGTTGACGATGGTGCTCCTGATGGTTCCGGTATCACCGTCTGCATTATCGACACGGGTTACTATGCTGACCATGAGGATTTGATCGATTCAACCACTGGTCTGTCCCAGGTAGACGATGACTACACTCGGGATGGCGAAGGTCATGGTTCCCATGTTGCAGGCACCATTTCCGCCCTCAACAACAGCATCGGCGTTGTCGGTGTGACCCCCGGTACAGTTAATTTGACCATTGTCAAGATCTTCAATGATGATGGCGTTTGGACCAGTGCCTCAAACCTGGTTAGCGCTATTTACACCTGCCGTGACAACGGCGCTGATGTTATCAGCATGAGCCTGGGAGGCGTGACCTCCAGCCGGAAAGAACAGCGCGCCTTTGATGAACTTTATGCTGCTGGCATCCTTTCCATTGCTGCAGCCGGTAATGAACAGCAAGAAACCCCCGGCGCTTATGAATATCCCGGATCTTATGATTCCGTCGTCTCTGTAGCAGCAGTCGATTCTGCGCTGAATATAGCCGATTTCTCCCAACAAAATGATCAAGTGGAAATTGCTGCTCCCGGTGTGGGCGTTCTATCCACCATTCCTTATGTTGACACTAACCTGGTCAGTGTGGCTGGCGTGGATTACATCGCCAATCATATTGAATACAGTGCTCTAGGGACAGCATCCGGCGCTTTCGTTGATGGTGGTCTCTGCACCACCACCGGCCCTTGGTCCGGTCAAGTCGTTCTCTGTTCCCGCGGCGACATCTCCTTCTATGACAAGGTGATGAATGTTCAGAATAGTGGCGGCGCAGCTGCCGTGATTTATAACAATGAACCTGGCAATTTCCTGGGTACCCTGGGCGATGGCGCTTCATCCAGCATCATCGGTGTATCCCTCAGCCAGGAAGACGGCCAATATCTAGTCGCCAATGAACTGGGCAACGTTGCGACAATCACCAGCACCCATGACTGGCCAACCAGTGGCTACGAAGCTTGGGGCGGCACATCCATGGCTACCCCGCACGTTTCCGGTGTGGCAGCTCTGATCTGGTCCGCGAATCCCTCCTGGACCAACGTTCAGATCCGCGAAGCATTGAACGCAACTGCGATTGATCTCGGTGCCGCTGGCCGTGATTCGGTCTTTGGCTATGGTCTGGTACAGGCTGCGGCTGCTCTCGAGTATCTGCAGGGCGGCGTGACACCTCCGCCACCCCCGCCACCAACTGGCGCACTCATTGCTGAAATTGTGGCCCCCGCCGAAGGCACCGTCTTTGCCAACCGCCAAACAGCGACCATTGAAGTTGCCGTGGTGGATGACAATAGCGATCCGGTTGCCGGCGCATCAGTTTCCGTGGTCGTGACCGGCTCCACCGGCAAGACCGTGAGCCTCTCCGGCACCACTGGCGCAGATGGTATTGCTAGCATGTCCTTCAAGATCAACGCTGGCAAGACAGGTTACGGCACTTATCTCGTGAACGCAACCGCCTCAATGACAGGCTATGATGATGGTACAGCGTCCAGCACATTTATCGTTCAATAG